A single region of the Mustela lutreola isolate mMusLut2 chromosome 2, mMusLut2.pri, whole genome shotgun sequence genome encodes:
- the RAP2B gene encoding ras-related protein Rap-2b — protein MREYKVVVLGSGGVGKSALTVQFVTGSFIEKYDPTIEDFYRKEIEVDSSPSVLEILDTAGTEQFASMRDLYIKNGQGFILVYSLVNQQSFQDIKPMRDQIIRVKRYERVPMILVGNKVDLEGEREVSYGEGKALAEEWSCPFMETSAKNKASVDELFAEIVRQMNYAAQPNGDEGCCSACVIL, from the coding sequence ATGAGAGAGTACAAAGTGGTGGTGCTGGGCTCGGGCGGCGTGGGCAAGTCCGCGCTCACCGTGCAGTTTGTGACGGGCTCCTTCATCGAGAAGTACGACCCCACCATCGAGGACTTCTACCGCAAGGAGATTGAAGTGGACTCGTCGCCGTCGGTGCTGGAGATCCTGGACACGGCGGGCACCGAGCAGTTCGCGTCCATGCGGGACCTGTACATCAAGAACGGCCAGGGCTTCATCCTCGTCTATAGCCTCGTCAACCAGCAGAGCTTCCAGGACATCAAGCCCATGCGGGACCAGATCATCCGCGTGAAGCGGTACGAGCGTGTACCCATGATCCTGGTGGGTAACAAGGTGGACCTGGAGGGCGAGCGAGAGGTCTCGTACGGCGAGGGCAAGGCCCTGGCCGAGGAGTGGAGCTGCCCCTTCATGGAGACGTCGGCCAAAAACAAAGCCTCGGTGGACGAGCTGTTCGCAGAGATCGTGCGGCAGATGAACTACGCGGCGCAGCCCAACGGCGACGAGGGCTGCTGCTCGGCCTGCGTGATCCTCTGA